The proteins below come from a single Cetobacterium sp. ZOR0034 genomic window:
- a CDS encoding PBECR4 domain-containing protein — protein MNTNINKKDILKKLKVALNNYETFLKNKDFIIIYKDNSNNFIFKRMIFLKKNFFHLTGLKSHLKAEVFYNHLKNGTLGLADFNLKSDGTTRLKLDVLESFHFLLSSECEIGEYDSNNYKNIRLMSHTVLGKKITCLGFIRSNTCYYPNTLLKENLKQITISTNKVITILKKSLENKDYSINFLNKNYTQVDLEIILNSSESKITIEKVD, from the coding sequence GTGAATACAAATATTAATAAAAAAGATATTTTAAAGAAACTAAAAGTTGCTTTAAATAACTACGAAACTTTTTTAAAAAATAAAGATTTCATAATTATTTATAAGGATAATTCTAACAATTTCATCTTCAAAAGAATGATTTTTTTAAAGAAAAACTTTTTTCATCTAACAGGGCTAAAGTCACACCTGAAAGCCGAAGTATTTTATAATCATTTAAAAAATGGGACTCTTGGTTTAGCTGACTTTAATTTAAAATCTGATGGTACAACTCGCTTAAAACTTGATGTTTTAGAAAGCTTTCATTTTTTACTTTCTTCTGAGTGCGAAATTGGAGAATACGATTCTAACAATTATAAGAATATTCGATTAATGTCACATACAGTTTTAGGAAAAAAAATAACCTGTTTAGGATTTATTCGTTCAAATACATGTTACTATCCAAATACTTTATTAAAGGAAAATCTTAAACAAATAACCATATCAACCAATAAAGTAATTACAATTTTGAAAAAATCACTAGAAAATAAAGATTACTCAATTAACTTTCTTAATAAAAATTATACTCAAGTAGACTTAGAAATAATTTTAAATTCATCAGAATCTAAAATAACAATTGAAAAAGTGGATTGA
- a CDS encoding sodium-dependent transporter: protein MNDKREKFSNRIGFILSCVGAAIGLGNIWLFSWKLGTYGGGAFLIPYFIFMALFAYIGLVGEISFGRMMKKGVLGVGELMQKRGVPLAKILPVLPIASVAGIFTFYVIVFGWIIKYFVTYLTLDVATINFEQYFGSFAGNAESIVWHLIAVLISIGVISLGVIKGIEKINKVVMPLMFLIFFGLMIRSLTLPGAMEGVKYLLNPDWDKLLNPVTWVMALGQAFFTVGVSGSALLVYGSYLDKDVNISTSVIQTCVLDTLAALMAGFIIIPAAFAFGFNPGAGPSLLFITLPSVFNNIPGGKFLGIIFFLSVIFAAVSSAINQLEVPVEAAMQKFGISRVKASVVVGLGLFCLGLPLDLDMSMFGAFADLMTIYLIPLGALLVLGFYFYGIKAEAIEYEIDSGSNYKIGKYVVKIGKYIFVPGVIIILILGVLYGGIG, encoded by the coding sequence GTGAACGACAAAAGAGAGAAGTTTAGTAACAGAATTGGATTTATTTTATCATGTGTAGGAGCAGCTATAGGGCTTGGAAATATTTGGCTTTTCTCTTGGAAGCTAGGAACATATGGTGGAGGAGCTTTCTTAATTCCGTATTTTATATTTATGGCATTATTTGCGTATATAGGATTAGTTGGAGAGATATCATTTGGTAGAATGATGAAAAAGGGTGTTTTAGGTGTTGGTGAGTTGATGCAAAAAAGAGGTGTTCCTCTTGCAAAGATTTTACCAGTTTTGCCGATAGCATCTGTAGCGGGAATATTTACATTTTATGTTATAGTTTTTGGATGGATAATAAAATATTTTGTGACATATTTAACTTTAGATGTTGCAACAATAAATTTTGAACAATATTTTGGTAGTTTTGCTGGAAATGCCGAATCTATAGTTTGGCATTTGATTGCGGTATTAATCAGTATTGGAGTTATATCGTTAGGAGTTATAAAAGGTATCGAAAAGATAAATAAAGTTGTAATGCCACTGATGTTTTTAATATTTTTCGGTCTTATGATAAGATCGTTAACTCTACCTGGAGCTATGGAGGGAGTGAAGTATCTTTTAAATCCAGATTGGGATAAACTTTTAAATCCAGTGACTTGGGTTATGGCTTTAGGACAAGCTTTCTTCACGGTTGGTGTGAGTGGGTCAGCACTTCTTGTGTATGGAAGTTATTTAGATAAGGATGTTAATATATCTACAAGTGTAATTCAAACATGTGTTTTAGATACTTTGGCTGCACTTATGGCAGGGTTTATAATAATACCAGCAGCTTTTGCTTTTGGATTTAATCCCGGAGCAGGTCCAAGTTTACTGTTTATAACTTTACCATCTGTCTTCAATAATATTCCAGGTGGAAAGTTTTTAGGAATAATATTCTTTTTAAGTGTTATCTTTGCAGCGGTTTCTTCAGCTATAAATCAGTTAGAAGTTCCAGTAGAAGCAGCTATGCAAAAGTTTGGGATTTCAAGAGTTAAAGCGAGTGTTGTTGTTGGATTAGGGCTTTTCTGCTTAGGATTGCCACTTGATTTAGATATGAGTATGTTTGGAGCTTTTGCTGATTTAATGACGATATATCTAATACCTCTAGGTGCACTTTTAGTTTTAGGATTCTATTTCTATGGTATAAAAGCTGAAGCTATAGAGTATGAGATAGATTCTGGTTCAAATTATAAGATAGGAAAATATGTTGTTAAAATAGGAAAATATATATTTGTTCCCGGAGTTATAATAATACTGATTTTAGGTGTTTTATATGGAGGGATAGGATAG
- a CDS encoding GTP pyrophosphokinase family protein, with amino-acid sequence MENINFSQFQILNYYKKNRELYRKMGKRLERFLKHSFEKEKIVYHSITSRAKTRESFQKKLERKGYTSIDLATDLCGLRVITFLESETKIVEAYLRTVFLIDESNSEDKSDNLGEDKVGYKTIHLVATLPENLLALPEFERFRDLKFEIQVRTILQHAWAEVEHDKNYKFSGHLPPDIKRRFKLLAGFLEIADREFESISKEISEYEKKVVNTIEGNTLHEIEINSTSLRKYLNNKFNINFSQGISPKIINLLHERGINTLEDFVKIEELEIMQKYFGNNSKKFPARYDLMIKHLLDYREKLN; translated from the coding sequence ATGGAAAATATTAATTTTAGTCAATTTCAAATTTTAAATTATTATAAAAAAAATAGAGAGCTCTACAGAAAAATGGGTAAAAGATTAGAACGTTTTCTTAAACACTCCTTTGAAAAAGAGAAAATTGTTTATCACTCAATAACTAGTCGTGCTAAAACACGTGAAAGTTTTCAAAAAAAATTAGAACGAAAAGGCTATACATCTATCGATTTAGCAACTGATCTTTGCGGGTTGCGTGTTATAACCTTCTTAGAAAGTGAAACAAAAATTGTCGAAGCCTATCTGAGAACTGTTTTTCTGATTGACGAGAGTAACAGTGAGGATAAAAGTGATAATCTTGGTGAAGATAAAGTTGGATATAAAACTATACATCTTGTTGCAACTCTACCTGAAAATCTTCTAGCTCTTCCAGAGTTTGAAAGATTTCGTGATTTAAAATTTGAGATTCAAGTAAGAACGATTTTACAACATGCTTGGGCCGAAGTTGAGCACGATAAAAATTACAAATTTAGCGGACATCTTCCTCCAGATATAAAAAGACGTTTTAAACTTTTAGCTGGATTTTTAGAGATTGCAGACAGAGAGTTTGAGAGTATTTCAAAAGAGATAAGTGAGTATGAAAAGAAAGTTGTTAACACAATTGAAGGAAATACGCTTCATGAAATTGAAATCAACTCTACATCTCTTAGAAAATATCTAAATAACAAATTCAATATAAACTTCTCTCAAGGAATAAGTCCAAAAATTATCAATCTTCTTCATGAAAGAGGTATAAATACCTTAGAAGATTTTGTAAAAATAGAAGAGCTAGAGATTATGCAAAAATATTTTGGAAACAACAGTAAAAAATTTCCAGCTCGTTATGATCTGATGATAAAGCATCTTTTGGATTATCGTGAAAAGTTAAATTAA
- the pap gene encoding polyphosphate:AMP phosphotransferase — MGILTNESCLKMKRKEFEKTIEPLKLKLGELQRTAKEKGLPILIIFEGLEASGKGAVINDILLTLDPRGYKVVSHNHPLEGNSLPFKQYIENIPGKGDFHIFDRSWYDYAFTEESNLTRRCKEINKIERSLLRSGMLIIKFFLHVSKKTQKKRYIKAKKNPAQSWKVTPYAWQQNFNYKTIAGTWEDILERTNNFDCGWNVISSDSIYGAKSEIFRIIVEKIESQLNAKEVRPDDVLLPYKKPFSLDKINLEKALDKKEYKKELEKLQKKIYNLHHEIYTRRIPVIIAYEGWDAAGKGGNIKRLVGRMDPRGYDVIPIAAPSTIEKNHHYLWRFWKAIPRNGHISIFDRTWYGRVLVERIEKFATNYEWKRSYAEINDMEKQWIDDGAIVLKFWLQISKDEQLKRFKERENTPEKKWKITEEDWRNREKWKDYNSAIEDMISRTSTTTAPWHIVPANDKYYARIFVLKRFIDAIEKRLYGKK, encoded by the coding sequence ATGGGTATTTTAACTAATGAAAGTTGTCTTAAAATGAAAAGAAAAGAGTTTGAAAAAACAATCGAACCTTTAAAATTAAAACTTGGTGAACTTCAAAGAACAGCTAAAGAAAAGGGGCTACCTATTTTAATTATCTTTGAAGGCCTTGAAGCTTCAGGAAAAGGTGCTGTTATAAATGATATATTACTTACTTTAGATCCTAGAGGATATAAAGTTGTAAGTCATAATCATCCTTTAGAAGGAAACTCTCTACCTTTTAAACAATATATAGAAAATATCCCTGGAAAAGGAGATTTTCATATCTTTGACAGATCTTGGTATGATTATGCTTTTACAGAGGAAAGTAATCTTACAAGAAGATGTAAAGAGATAAATAAAATAGAACGTTCTCTTCTTAGAAGTGGAATGCTTATTATAAAGTTCTTTCTGCATGTATCTAAAAAAACTCAGAAAAAAAGATATATAAAAGCCAAAAAAAATCCAGCACAGTCATGGAAAGTAACCCCATACGCTTGGCAACAAAATTTTAATTATAAAACTATTGCTGGTACTTGGGAAGATATTTTAGAACGTACAAATAATTTCGATTGTGGTTGGAATGTGATTTCTTCAGATAGTATTTATGGAGCAAAGTCAGAGATTTTCAGAATTATTGTTGAAAAAATAGAGAGTCAATTAAATGCAAAGGAAGTTAGACCAGATGATGTTCTTTTACCTTATAAAAAACCGTTCTCTCTGGATAAAATAAATCTAGAGAAAGCCCTAGATAAAAAAGAGTATAAAAAAGAGCTAGAAAAACTTCAAAAGAAAATTTATAATCTTCATCATGAAATTTATACAAGACGTATTCCTGTAATTATAGCTTATGAAGGATGGGACGCTGCTGGAAAAGGTGGAAATATTAAAAGATTGGTTGGGCGTATGGACCCTCGTGGATATGATGTTATTCCTATCGCTGCACCAAGCACTATTGAAAAAAACCATCACTATCTATGGAGATTCTGGAAAGCTATTCCTAGAAATGGACACATCTCTATCTTTGATAGAACTTGGTATGGAAGAGTTCTTGTTGAACGTATTGAAAAGTTTGCTACAAACTATGAATGGAAGCGTTCATATGCAGAGATAAACGATATGGAAAAGCAGTGGATAGATGATGGAGCTATCGTTTTAAAATTCTGGTTACAAATCTCAAAAGATGAGCAGTTAAAACGTTTTAAAGAGCGTGAAAATACACCTGAAAAAAAATGGAAAATCACAGAGGAGGATTGGAGAAATCGTGAAAAATGGAAAGATTATAACTCTGCAATTGAGGACATGATATCTCGAACTTCAACGACTACAGCTCCTTGGCATATAGTTCCTGCCAATGACAAATATTACGCTAGAATCTTTGTTTTAAAAAGATTTATTGATGCTATCGAAAAAAGACTTTATGGTAAAAAATAG